A genomic window from Macaca thibetana thibetana isolate TM-01 chromosome 16, ASM2454274v1, whole genome shotgun sequence includes:
- the OTOP2 gene encoding proton channel OTOP2 produces the protein MSEELAPGPKESPPAPRAGPREVWKKGGRLLSVLLAANVLLLACTLISGGAFNKVAVYDTDVFALLTTMMLLAMLWILFYLLRTVRCPCAVPYRDAHAGPIWLRGGLVLFGICTLIMDIFKTGYYSSFFECQSAIKILHPVIQAVFVIIQTYFLWVSAKDCVHVHLNLTRCGLMFTLTTNLAIWMAAVVDESVHQSHSYSSSHSNASHAHLASDQRAGNPVGGDSCLCSTAVCQIFQQGYFYLYPFNIEYSLFASTMLYVMWKNVGRFLASAPGHSHTPSPLSLFRETFFAGPVLGLLLFVVGLAVFIIYEVQVGGGGGRTRQALVIYYSFNIVCLGLTTLVSLSGSIIYRFDRRAMDHHKNPTRTLDVALLMGAALGQYAISYYSIVAVVAGTPQDLLAGLDLTHALLMIAQHTFQNIFIIESLHRGPPGAEPHSTPTKEPCQNLTFTNLDAFHTLPACPPTPRLVSPSPADQREAVAIISAPRSQWRRRCLRDISLFLLLCNVILWIMPAFGARPHFSNTVEVDFYGYSLWAAIVNICLPFGIFYRMHAVSSLLEVYVLS, from the exons ATGTCCGAGGAGCTGGCCCCGGGCCCCAAGGAGAGCCCCCCGGCGCCGCGGGCGGGCCCCAGGGAGGTGTGGAAGAAGGGCGGCCGCCTGCTGTCCGTGCTGCTGGCCGCGAACGTGCTGCTCCTCGCCTGCACGCTCATCAGCGGCGGAGCCTTCAACAAGGTGGCCGTGTACGACACCGACGTGTTCGCGCTGCTCACTACGATGATGCTGCTGGCAATGCTCTGGATCCTCTTCTACCTCCTCCGAACCGTGCGCTGCCCCTGCGCGGTACCCTACCGGGACGCGCACGCTGGCCCCATCTGGCTCCGAG GTGGACTGGTGCTGTTTGGTATCTGCACCCTCATCATGGATATCTTCAAGACCGGCTACTACTCCAGTTTCTTTGAGTGCCAGTCAGCCATAAAGATCCTgcaccctgtcatccaggctgtgtTTGTCATCATCCAG ACCTACTTCCTCTGGGTCTCCGCTAAAGACTGCGTTCACGTCCACCTGAATCTGACCCG GTGTGGTCTCATGTTCACACTCACCACCAACCTGGCCATCTGGATGGCGGCCGTGGTGGATGAATCTGTGCACCAATCCCACTCCTACAGCAGTTCTCACAGCAACGCCAGCCACGCCCATCTCGCCTCTGACC AGCGTGCGGGCAACCCAGTCGGAGGAGACTCCTGCCTCTGCAGCACGGCTGTCTGCCAGATCTTCCAGCAGGGGTACTTCTACCTCTATCCCTTCAACATCGAGTACAGCCTCTTCGCCTCCACCATGCTGTACGTCATGTGGAAGAATGTGGGCAGATTCCTGGCCTCCGCCCCTGGCCACAGCCACACCCCATCCCCTCTCAGCCTCTTCCGGGAGACCTTTTTTGCTGGCCCGGTTCTGGGCCTGCTGCTCTTTGTGGTAGGACTGGCTGTCTTCATCATCTATGAGGTTCAagtgggcgggggcgggggccgCACCCGGCAGGCCCTGGTCATCTACTACAGCTTCAACATTGTCTGCTTGGGACTTACGACCTTGGTCAGCCTGAGTGGCTCCATCATCTACCGTTTTGACCGCCGGGCCATGGACCACCATAAGAACCCCACGCGCACCCTGGACGTGGCCCTGCTGATGGGTGCCGCCCTGGGTCAGTACGCCATCTCCTACTACTCCATCgtggccgtggtggcgggcacacCCCAGGACCTGCTGGCAGGGCTCGACCTCACCCATGCGCTGCTCATGATTGCCCAGCACACCTTCCAGAACATATTTATCATCGAGAGCCTTCACCGAGGACCGCCCGGGGCTGAGCCTCACAGTACCCCCACCAAGGAACCTTGCCAAAACCTCACCTTCACCAACCTGGATGCCTTCCACACCTTGCCTGcctgcccacccacccccagGCTGGTTAGCCCCAGCCCCGCAGACCAGCGAGAAGCAGTGgccatcatctcagcccccagAAGCCAATGGAGACGCCGGTGCCTAAGAGAcatttctctgtttctcctgCTCTGCAATGTCATC CTGTGGATCATGCCTGCCTTCGGGGCCCGCCCTCACTTCAGCAACACAGTGGAGGTGGATTTCTACGGTTACTCCCTCTGGGCAGCCATCGTCAACATCTGCCTCCCTTTCGGCATCTTCTACCGCATGCACGCCGTCTCCAGCCTGCTGGAGGTCTACGTGCTGTCCTGA